Proteins encoded within one genomic window of Eurosta solidaginis isolate ZX-2024a chromosome 1, ASM4086904v1, whole genome shotgun sequence:
- the bond gene encoding very long chain fatty acid elongase 7, producing the protein MATYIKIFNERISGLSKGVDETVDSWFLMSSPVPVVSIVALYLIIVLKIGPAYMRDRKPYDLKKVMVIYNAFQVCFSMWMCRTSINESNVVASILSKKCEIVRNREQNLMLYSGAWYYFFSKIIDLLDTTFFVLRKKQNQVSFLHVYHHTITALFSWGYLKYAPGEQGVIIGILNSGVHIIMYFYYMVAAMGPQYQKYLWWKKYMTTIQLIQFVLILGYMIMVAAKGCNMPPALTFFFVGNTIIFLYLFGNFYRKTYNTRKAEAAAAAAKGLTNGHKNGYANGYINGHANGSIAGRALLAAAGGMGCQPTNHLLAQGDQMKHLIDVNNNHVKLTKSE; encoded by the exons ATGGcgacatatattaaaattttcaatGAGCGCATTTCTGGTCTGTCAAAGGGTGTTG ATGAAACCGTGGACAGTTGGTTTTTAATGAGCTCACCCGTTCCTGTTGTTTCTATTGTAGCACTTTATTTGATCATTGTTCTTAAAATAGGACCCGCTTATATGAGGGATCGCAAACCATATGATTTGAAGAAAGTAATGGTGATCTACAATGCATTTCAAGTTTGTTTCTCAATGTGGATGTGCCGTACg TCTATTAATGAAAGTAACGTAGTCGCTTCTATACTTTCCAAAAAATGCGAGATCGTACGTAACCGTGAACAGAATTTGATGCTTTATTCTGGAGCTTGGTATTATTTCTTCTCGAAAATCATCGATTTGCTGGATACGACATTCTTTGTGCTGCgcaaaaaacaaaatcaagtaTCATTCTTGCATGTCTACCATCATACAATAACAGCCCTTTTCTCTTGGGGCTATCTCAAGTATGCGCCAG gtGAACAAGGCGTCATTATTGGTATACTCAACTCTGGTGTACATATTATTATGTATTTCTATTATATGGTTGCCGCTATGGGACCACAATACCAGAAGTACTTGTGGTGGAAGAAGTATATGACCACCATACAACTGATACAATTCGTATTGATTTTGGGCTATATGATTATGGTTGCAGCCAAGGGTTGTAATATGCCGCCCGCGCTCACTTTCTTCTTTGTGGGTAATACAATtatctttttatatttgtttggTAATTTCTATCGGAAAACTTATAATACGCGCAAAGCAGAAGCAGCCGCCGCCGCAGCCAAAGGACTCACAAATGGTCATAAAAATGGTTATGCAAATGGTTATATCAATGGTCATGCGAATGGCTCGATTGCCGGTCGAGCATTACTTGCGGCTGCGGGAGGTATGGGCTGTCAACCAACAAATCATTTGTTGGCGCAGGGTGATCAGATGAAGCATTTGATCGATGTAAATAATAATCATGTGAAATTAACGAAGAGCGAATGA